One window of the Trifolium pratense cultivar HEN17-A07 linkage group LG2, ARS_RC_1.1, whole genome shotgun sequence genome contains the following:
- the LOC123909607 gene encoding pentatricopeptide repeat-containing protein At1g12300, mitochondrial-like isoform X1, whose amino-acid sequence MSSFSSLSMSKYVAASPHFENPNLIRFFSSSTTTTLYSQFHDQRNLVSLFNQMLHQKNPTPLIFQFNKILGSLAKLNHYSTVVSLHRQMELNGISSDLVTLSILINCFSQLGQISLSFSVFANILKKGFHPNVITFNTLIKGLCLKGQIHKAFNFHDKVVAQGFRLDQVSYGTLINGLCKLGQTRTALQLLRRVEGKQAPPDVVMYNAIIDSMCKDKLVNHAFHLYSEMIAKRISPDVFTYNTLINGFCIVGRLKQAIHLFNKMISENINHNIYTFNTLVDAFCKEGKVKEAKNVFAIMIRKGVKPDIVTYNSLMDGYCLLKEINKSSGIFNTMAQMGVVPDVHSYNIMINGFCKIKMVDEAINLFNEMLCREIIPDTITYNSLIDGLCKSGRISYALELVDEMYDRGQPPDMFTYNSILDALCKNHHVDKAIALLTKIKDMGIQPDLCTYTILIGGLCKSGRLNDAQKVFEDLLVKGYNLNVYTYTTMIHGFCNDGLLDEALAILSKMKDNSCIPNAATYEIIIRSLFDKDENDKAEKLLREMISRATLE is encoded by the coding sequence ATGTCGTCGTTTTCAAGTTTGAGTATGAGTAAGTATGTTGCTGCTTCTCCTCATTTCGAAAACCCTAATTTGATTCGATTCTTCTCCTCTTCAACTACAACAACACTATACTCTCAATTCCACGACCAACGAAATCTCGTTTCCTTATTCAATCAAATGCTCCATCAGAAGAATCCTACACCACTCATCTTccaatttaacaaaattttaggtTCCCTTGCCAAGCTCAATCACTACTCAACTGTTGTTTCACTTCATCGACAGATGGAATTAAATGGAATTTCCTCAGATTTAGTCACTTTGAGTATATTGATCAATTGTTTTTCTCAATTAGGTCAAATCTCTCTTTCCTTTTCTGTATTTGCCAACATTCTCAAAAAGGGTTTTCATCCAAATGTCATAACCTTTAATACACTCATCAAGGGTCTCTGTCTCAAAGGTCAGATCCACAAAGCATTCAACTTTCATGATAAGGTCGTAGCGCAGGGATTCCGGTTAGATCAAGTTAGTTATGGGACCTTGATCAATGGGTTATGTAAACTTGGACAAACAAGAACAGCCCTACAACTGCTGAGACGAGTTGAAGGGAAACAGGCTCCGCCTGATGTGGTAATGTACAATGCAATTATTGATAGTATGTGCAAGGATAAACTTGTTAATCATGCTTTTCATTTATATTCTGAAATGATTGCTAAGAGAATTTCTCCTGATGTTTTCACTTACAATACTTTAATTAATGGCTTTTGCATCGTGGGTCGGTTAAAACAAGCAATtcatttgtttaataaaatgatatCGGAAAACATCAACCATAATATTTATACCTTTAATACGTTGGTTGATGCATTTTGTAAGGAAGGAAAAGTGAAAGAAGCTAAAAATGTGTTTGCTATCATGATCAGAAAAGGTGTTAAACCTGATATTGTTACTTATAACTCTTTAATGGATGGATATTGCTTACTTAAAGAAATTAACAAGTCCAGTGGTATATTCAACACTATGGCTCAGATGGGAGTGGTTCCTGATGTTCATAGCTACAATATCATGATTAATGGATTTTGTAAGATTAAAATGGTAGATGAAGCCATCAATCTCTTCAATGAAATGCTTTGTAGAGAAATTATTCCTGATACGATAACTTACAATTcccttattgatggtttgtgcaaATCGGGAAGAATCTCATATGCTTTGGAGCTTGTCGATGAGATGTATGATAGAGGTCAACCTCCTGATATGTTTACTTACAATTCTATATTGGATGCTTTGTGCAAAAACCATCATGTTGACAAGGCAATTGCATTATTAACCAAAATTAAAGATATGGGTATTCAACCAGACCTGTGCACGTACACTATTCTTATTGGTGGATTGTGTAAAAGTGGAAGATTGAATGACGCTCAAAAGGTTTTTGAGGATCTTCTGGTCAAAGGCTACAATCTTAATGTCTATACATATACTACTATGATCCATGGGTTTTGTAACGATGGGTTGCTTGATGAAGCATTGGCCATACTATCAAAAATGAAAGACAATAGTTGCATTCCAAATGCCGCAACGTATGAAATTATTATCCGTTCTCTATTTGAtaaagatgaaaatgataagGCAGAGAAACTTCTTCGTGAAATGATTTCAAGAG
- the LOC123909607 gene encoding pentatricopeptide repeat-containing protein At1g12300, mitochondrial-like isoform X2 produces the protein MSSFSSLSMSKYVAASPHFENPNLIRFFSSSTTTTLYSQFHDQRNLVSLFNQMLHQKNPTPLIFQFNKILGSLAKLNHYSTVVSLHRQMELNGISSDLVTLSILINCFSQLGQISLSFSVFANILKKGFHPNVITFNTLIKGLCLKGQIHKAFNFHDKVVAQGFRLDQVSYGTLINGLCKLGQTRTALQLLRRVEGKQAPPDVVMYNAIIDSMCKDKLVNHAFHLYSEMIAKRISPDVFTYNTLINGFCIVGRLKQAIHLFNKMISENINHNIYTFNTLVDAFCKEGKVKEAKNVFAIMIRKGVKPDIVTYNSLMDGYCLLKEINKSSGIFNTMAQMGVVPDVHSYNIMINGFCKIKMVDEAINLFNEMLCREIIPDTITYNSLIDGLCKSGRISYALELVDEMYDRGQPPDMFTYNSILDALCKNHHVDKAIALLTKIKDMGIQPDLCTYTILIGGLCKSGRLNDAQKVFEDLLVKGYNLNVYTYTTMIHGFCNDGLLDEALAILSKMKDNSCIPNAATYEIIIRSLFDKDENDKAEKLLREMISRGLL, from the coding sequence ATGTCGTCGTTTTCAAGTTTGAGTATGAGTAAGTATGTTGCTGCTTCTCCTCATTTCGAAAACCCTAATTTGATTCGATTCTTCTCCTCTTCAACTACAACAACACTATACTCTCAATTCCACGACCAACGAAATCTCGTTTCCTTATTCAATCAAATGCTCCATCAGAAGAATCCTACACCACTCATCTTccaatttaacaaaattttaggtTCCCTTGCCAAGCTCAATCACTACTCAACTGTTGTTTCACTTCATCGACAGATGGAATTAAATGGAATTTCCTCAGATTTAGTCACTTTGAGTATATTGATCAATTGTTTTTCTCAATTAGGTCAAATCTCTCTTTCCTTTTCTGTATTTGCCAACATTCTCAAAAAGGGTTTTCATCCAAATGTCATAACCTTTAATACACTCATCAAGGGTCTCTGTCTCAAAGGTCAGATCCACAAAGCATTCAACTTTCATGATAAGGTCGTAGCGCAGGGATTCCGGTTAGATCAAGTTAGTTATGGGACCTTGATCAATGGGTTATGTAAACTTGGACAAACAAGAACAGCCCTACAACTGCTGAGACGAGTTGAAGGGAAACAGGCTCCGCCTGATGTGGTAATGTACAATGCAATTATTGATAGTATGTGCAAGGATAAACTTGTTAATCATGCTTTTCATTTATATTCTGAAATGATTGCTAAGAGAATTTCTCCTGATGTTTTCACTTACAATACTTTAATTAATGGCTTTTGCATCGTGGGTCGGTTAAAACAAGCAATtcatttgtttaataaaatgatatCGGAAAACATCAACCATAATATTTATACCTTTAATACGTTGGTTGATGCATTTTGTAAGGAAGGAAAAGTGAAAGAAGCTAAAAATGTGTTTGCTATCATGATCAGAAAAGGTGTTAAACCTGATATTGTTACTTATAACTCTTTAATGGATGGATATTGCTTACTTAAAGAAATTAACAAGTCCAGTGGTATATTCAACACTATGGCTCAGATGGGAGTGGTTCCTGATGTTCATAGCTACAATATCATGATTAATGGATTTTGTAAGATTAAAATGGTAGATGAAGCCATCAATCTCTTCAATGAAATGCTTTGTAGAGAAATTATTCCTGATACGATAACTTACAATTcccttattgatggtttgtgcaaATCGGGAAGAATCTCATATGCTTTGGAGCTTGTCGATGAGATGTATGATAGAGGTCAACCTCCTGATATGTTTACTTACAATTCTATATTGGATGCTTTGTGCAAAAACCATCATGTTGACAAGGCAATTGCATTATTAACCAAAATTAAAGATATGGGTATTCAACCAGACCTGTGCACGTACACTATTCTTATTGGTGGATTGTGTAAAAGTGGAAGATTGAATGACGCTCAAAAGGTTTTTGAGGATCTTCTGGTCAAAGGCTACAATCTTAATGTCTATACATATACTACTATGATCCATGGGTTTTGTAACGATGGGTTGCTTGATGAAGCATTGGCCATACTATCAAAAATGAAAGACAATAGTTGCATTCCAAATGCCGCAACGTATGAAATTATTATCCGTTCTCTATTTGAtaaagatgaaaatgataagGCAGAGAAACTTCTTCGTGAAATGATTTCAAGAGGTCTGTTGTAA